From the genome of Miscanthus floridulus cultivar M001 chromosome 10, ASM1932011v1, whole genome shotgun sequence, one region includes:
- the LOC136486707 gene encoding LOW QUALITY PROTEIN: ATP-dependent (S)-NAD(P)H-hydrate dehydratase-like (The sequence of the model RefSeq protein was modified relative to this genomic sequence to represent the inferred CDS: deleted 2 bases in 1 codon) translates to MSRPTGACPHASLHARRHQQQPNRGRMWAASPAFRRQLVLLRSLLPSPPAPSSVAGFPPSCPSCSSFLRVRANHAMAASAGTVYEADAEAVVRRITPPLDRARHKGQAGKVAVIGGCREYTGAPYFAAISALKVGADLSHVFCTKDAATVIKSYSPELIVHPVLEESYSVRDDERASVSSKILTEVAKWMERFDCIVVGPGLGRDSFLLDCVSNIMRHARQANIPTVVDGDGLFLVTNNLTLVEGNPLAILTPNVYEYKRLVQEVLNCDVDEETASEQLITLCQKIGDVTIMQKGKADVISDGKTVTQVSTFGSPRRCGGQGDILSGSVAVFASWARHFVLTNEQPTEKRVNPMTLGCIAGSLLLRKAASYAFEKNKRSTVTSDIIEFLGKSLEDICPAEH, encoded by the exons ATGAGCCGACCAACGGGCGCGTGCCCTCACGCGTCTTTA CACGCGCGGCGACACCAGCAGCAGCCGAACCGGGGGCGCATGTGGGCCGCCTCCCCGGCATTCCGCAGGCAGCTCGTCCTGCTCCGctccctcctcccttctcctcctgCCCCCTCCTCCGTCGCCGGCTTCCCCCCATCCTGCCCCTCGTGCTCCAGCTTCCTCCGGGTCCGGGCGAACCACGCGATGGCGGCGTCCGCGGGGACGGTGTACGAGGCGGACGCGGAGGCCGTCGTGCGCCGGATCACGCCGCCGCTCGACCGCGCCAGGCACAAGGGCCAGGCAG GGAAGGTAGCAGTAATCGGAGGATGTCGTGAGTACACTGGTGCTCCTTATTTTGCTGCTATCTCTGCCTTGAAAGTT GGTGCAGATCTTTCACATGTTTTCTGCACAAAAGACGCTGCTACAGTAATTAAGAGCTATAGCCCTGAACTTATTGTACATCCAGTATTAGAAGAATCTTACAGTGTAAG GGATGATGAACGAGCATCTGTTTCTTCTAAAATTCTTACTGAAGTTGCAAAGTGGATGGAGCGCTTTGATTGCATTGTTGTTGGTCCTGGCCTTGGAAGGGACTCATTTCTTCTG GATTGTGTGAGTAATATCATGAGGCATGCACGGCAGGCTAATATTCCAACTGTTGTAGATGGG GATGGTCTGTTTCTTGTAACCAATAACCTTACTCTTGTTGAAGGAAACCCTCTTGCCATTTTAACACCAAATGTCTATGAGTACAAGCGTCTTGTTCAGGAGGTTCTTAACTGTGACGTAGATGAGGAAACTGCTTCTGAGCAGCTAATCACACTTTGCCAAAA AATTGGTGATGTAACAATAATGCAGAAAGGAAAAGCTGATGTTATCAGTGATGGTAAAACAG TTACGCAAGTGAGTACTTTTGGTTCCCCAAGACGATGTGGTGGTCAAGGTGACATCCTTTCTGGAAG TGTGGCGGTATTTGCATCATGGGCACGGCATTTTGTCTTGACAAATGAACAGCCTACAGAAAAAAG AGTTAATCCTATGACCCTTGGGTGCATAGCTGGCTCTCTTCTACTCAGGAAAGCTGCATCATATGCTTTTGAAAAGAACAAGAGATCAACTGTCACCTCTGATATCATTGAGTTCTTGGGCAAAAG CTTGGAAGATATCTGCCCTGCCGAGCACTAG